The Agromyces atrinae genome window below encodes:
- a CDS encoding YceI family protein — protein MSETTTVDIPGYRVGTWTIDPTHSEVGFSLRHLMISKVRGKFERFEATFVTPENPLETTVTAKAEVASINTNEPNRDAHLRTGDFFDAETYPTIDFVSTGVRIEKGDFLVDGDLTIRGVTKPVTFDFEFGGFGGDPYGNYKGGATAKTVVKREDFGLTYNAALETGGVLLGDDVTITLELQAALQQD, from the coding sequence ATGAGCGAGACCACCACCGTCGACATCCCGGGCTACCGCGTCGGAACCTGGACCATCGACCCCACGCACAGCGAGGTCGGATTCAGCCTCCGTCACCTCATGATCAGCAAGGTGCGCGGCAAGTTCGAGCGCTTCGAGGCCACCTTCGTGACCCCCGAGAACCCGCTCGAGACGACGGTGACGGCGAAGGCCGAGGTTGCTTCGATCAACACGAACGAGCCGAACCGCGACGCACACCTCCGCACCGGTGACTTCTTCGACGCCGAGACCTACCCGACGATCGACTTCGTCTCGACGGGCGTCCGCATCGAGAAGGGCGACTTCCTCGTCGACGGCGACCTCACCATCCGCGGCGTCACGAAGCCCGTCACGTTCGACTTCGAGTTCGGCGGCTTCGGCGGAGACCCCTACGGCAACTACAAGGGCGGCGCCACGGCGAAGACCGTCGTGAAGCGCGAAGACTTCGGCCTCACCTACAACGCGGCTCTCGAGACCGGCGGAGTGCTCCTCGGCGACGACGTGACCATCACCCTCGAGCTCCAGGCTGCTCTTCAGCAGGACTGA